A single region of the Bicyclus anynana chromosome 16, ilBicAnyn1.1, whole genome shotgun sequence genome encodes:
- the LOC112055402 gene encoding spermatogenesis-associated protein 17, with the protein MATVYRFLPSPLEFYAELQDRAVLAENRRRKRYLAVRTLQRMIRGYLTRKHLAWLAKNAIIIQCVVRCHLARKIYRAALRRAVRQKHAKYYAKAATRIQTLWRGHYSRRTKFCYRSYRRWLATVTERGERRAAEAAEFGIRSRVDDLRLLEEEARQWLAFVVFKLHHLLRTYVCAGIYSDPLTTELTEFEMLLKSIHYTEYMKRLKRKYNEFVRKFRPKFANKNLFPIIGDGADYWYLSLPEMYELTAPVSKTEDKRHIATHHGSLHKKPFLWKKVRPPTVCEKRGPFTITTHITSSKIPPTPAPTPDAYAKPAKDPRFHLYVKHYIPQPDLFEYVNFHINVLLTRKCSIQHINEES; encoded by the exons ATGGCAACAGTGTATCGTTTCTTGCCATCGCCTCTCGAATTTTACGCTGAATTACAAGACAGGGCGGTCCTTGCCGAGAACAGGCGGCGCAAAAGATATCTGGCTGTACGAACGTTGCAGCGAATGATTCGGGGCTACTTGACTAGGAAGCACCTTGCTTGGTTGGCTAAGAACGCGATAATTATTCAATGCGTGGTGAGATGTCATTTAGCAAGGAAAATATACCGCGCAGCGTTGAGGAGAGCAGTGAGACAAAAGCATGCCAAGTATTACGCTAAAGCAGCGACTAGAATACAG ACTTTATGGCGTGGACACTATTCAAGgcgtaccaagttttgttaccGTTCATATAGACGATGGCTTGCAACAGTGACGGAGCGTGGAGAGAGACGAGCAGCTGAAGCTGCAGAATTTGGTATCAGAAGCCGAGTTGATGATCTTCGCCTTTTGGAAGAGGAAGCGAGACAGTGGCTCGCTTTCGTAGTATTCAAATTACATCACCTACTACGAACTTACGTATGCGCTGGCATTTACTCCGATCCACTGACTACCGAGCTCACAGAATTCGAGATGCTTCTAAAATCAATCCATTACACGGAGTACATGAAACGATTGAAGCGAAAGTACAACGAGTTTGTCAGGAAATTTCGTCCGAAATTCGCAAACAAGAATCTGTTTCCAATTATAGGCGATGGTGCCGATTATTGGTATCTATCATTGCCTGAAATGTATGAACTGACCGCCCCGGTTAGTAAAACAGAGGATAAGCGGCATATAGCTACACATCACGGCTCTCTACATAAGAAGCCGTTTCTGTGGAAAAAAGTCCGACCGCCGACTGTGTGTGAAAAAAGAGGACCGTTTACAATAACGACTCATATAACATCCAGTAAGATTCCACCTACCCCAGCGCCCACTCCCGATGCTTATGCTAAACCAGCAAAAGATCCACGTTTTCATCTGTATGTCAAACATTACATCCCCCAGCCAGATCTTTTCGAATATGTCAACTTTCATATCAATGTCTTGTTAACTAGAAAGTGCTCCATTCAACATATAAATGAGGAATcgtga